A single window of Cytobacillus dafuensis DNA harbors:
- a CDS encoding FxsA family protein: MRYLVLIMITVPAAEIAVLLLSGKIIGVWPTIALILFTGFLGAYLAKKQGLETIRRVNEQLQNGQMPGDAILDGICILIGGILLLTPGFITDITGLLMLTSPTKLFFKKLILKMFRKWMDRNTFTIIR, translated from the coding sequence ATGCGTTATCTTGTCTTAATCATGATTACTGTTCCTGCTGCCGAGATTGCAGTTTTACTCTTATCAGGTAAGATTATTGGAGTTTGGCCAACAATAGCCTTAATTTTATTTACTGGATTTCTAGGTGCCTACTTAGCTAAAAAGCAGGGGCTTGAGACGATTAGAAGAGTCAATGAGCAGCTTCAGAATGGCCAAATGCCAGGAGATGCTATTTTGGATGGGATTTGTATTCTTATCGGTGGCATATTGCTGCTCACACCTGGATTTATAACGGATATTACCGGCTTACTTATGCTTACTTCACCAACGAAGCTCTTTTTCAAAAAGCTAATTTTAAAGATGTTTCGAAAATGGATGGATAGAAATACATTTACAATCATTAGGTAA
- the ytvI gene encoding sporulation integral membrane protein YtvI: MNPKYINRTIRFLIVIASIVLIFMGFYYLSKLTYPFLIAFAIAFLINPLVNFLQHKCRIPRGLSVVISLVLLISIFAGLITLLIVEIVSGTEYLAQVVPDHLDTLIDYTEQFIAAQIIPLYNKITSIFVNLGTGQQDTILANIESVGKEIGSTVGAFIQDFFGKIPKIISWFPNAGSVLIFSLLGTFFISKDWYRLSTLGSKIIPNRAKKSGITVFADLKKALFGFIKAQATLISLTTVIILIGLLILRIDYAMTIALITGIIDVIPYLGTGLVFVPWIIYEAITGDIGMAIGLGVLYTIVLVQRQIMEPKILSSNIGLDPLATLISLFVGFKLIGFLGLIVGPVTLVIITTLHKANVFRDIWAFIKGSEA, encoded by the coding sequence TTGAACCCTAAATATATTAATCGTACGATACGTTTTTTAATTGTTATTGCTTCTATTGTTTTAATTTTCATGGGCTTTTACTATTTATCAAAATTAACCTATCCTTTTTTAATAGCATTTGCTATTGCATTTCTAATAAATCCTCTCGTTAATTTCCTACAACATAAGTGTAGGATACCGCGAGGACTTTCAGTAGTAATAAGCCTAGTTTTATTAATTTCTATTTTTGCTGGTCTGATTACTCTTTTAATAGTTGAAATTGTTTCAGGGACAGAATATTTAGCGCAAGTTGTTCCTGATCATCTTGATACATTAATTGATTACACTGAGCAATTCATAGCTGCACAAATTATTCCATTATATAATAAGATAACAAGCATATTTGTTAATCTAGGTACTGGACAGCAAGATACAATCTTAGCGAATATAGAAAGTGTCGGTAAAGAGATCGGTTCTACTGTTGGTGCATTTATCCAAGACTTTTTTGGAAAAATCCCTAAAATCATTTCGTGGTTTCCGAATGCAGGAAGCGTTCTAATTTTCTCTTTATTAGGGACATTTTTTATTAGTAAGGATTGGTATCGACTATCCACCTTGGGAAGCAAGATTATTCCTAACCGAGCAAAAAAAAGCGGAATCACTGTGTTTGCAGATTTGAAAAAAGCTCTATTTGGATTTATTAAAGCTCAAGCAACACTCATTTCCCTTACCACAGTCATTATTTTAATAGGATTGTTAATATTACGTATTGATTATGCCATGACAATTGCATTAATTACTGGCATTATTGATGTTATACCATATTTAGGAACTGGGCTAGTCTTTGTTCCATGGATTATTTATGAAGCAATTACTGGAGATATTGGAATGGCTATTGGATTAGGAGTTTTGTATACAATCGTTCTTGTTCAGCGTCAAATAATGGAACCAAAAATACTTTCATCCAATATCGGACTTGATCCGCTTGCAACATTAATTTCCTTATTTGTTGGATTTAAGCTAATTGGATTTTTAGGTTTAATTGTCGGACCAGTCACACTTGTGATTATTACGACTCTTCATAAAGCGAACGTATTCCGAGATATATGGGCATTTATTAAAGGTAGCGAAGCATAA
- a CDS encoding DUF441 domain-containing protein — protein sequence MISQSFIFLLLLLVIGAIAKNQSILIAVIVLMILKLVGFDSKGFSYLQSKGINWGVTIITIAVLAPIASGDIGFKELTASFKSLYAWIALISGVAVALLAKGGVTLLSKDPEITTALAFGTILAVTLFKGVAVGPLIGAGIAYTAIKIVEFFK from the coding sequence TTGATTTCCCAATCATTCATTTTTTTGTTGCTTTTATTAGTTATTGGAGCTATTGCTAAAAATCAATCCATATTAATTGCTGTAATAGTACTCATGATTCTAAAGCTTGTCGGATTTGATTCGAAAGGCTTTTCATATTTACAGTCTAAAGGAATAAATTGGGGAGTTACGATCATTACGATTGCAGTCCTTGCGCCGATTGCAAGCGGAGATATCGGATTCAAGGAATTAACAGCTTCATTTAAATCCCTCTATGCGTGGATTGCATTAATATCTGGAGTGGCTGTTGCACTTCTGGCCAAAGGTGGAGTCACGCTATTAAGTAAAGATCCTGAAATTACAACAGCTCTAGCATTTGGAACGATTTTAGCAGTTACATTATTTAAAGGAGTTGCGGTAGGACCATTAATTGGTGCAGGTATTGCTTACACGGCAATTAAAATAGTTGAATTCTTTAAATGA